Below is a window of Plasmodium gaboni strain SY75 chromosome 6, whole genome shotgun sequence DNA.
aaaataattaccatgtatatttttagtTTGCACCTTCCTTGAATATGTATTTCTTTCATTAACAGATTTAAAATAcaataaaacaaaaatgaaaatatatttgtttcaaattaatatataaaataatatatatatatatatatatatatatatattttgttttaatatttatttgttatttttttaaattaaaaatataaattttcttcaaatattttatccTCTTATTACTGACATATATtttgcttttttttttttttctcttatAAGAAATATCAATTAACACATCcacaatatataataaatataaatgaacgttttaagataatatatatatatatttttttttttatttgtttattttaatattatatgcaAAATGACTAAAATTGCCTTAATAGGTAGTGGTCAAATCGGAACAATTGTTGGGGAATTGTGCTTGATGGAAAATTTTGGAGACCTTGTTTTATATGATGTAGTCGGAGGTATACCACAAGGAAAGGCTTTAGATTTAAAGCATTTTAGTACCATATTAGGAGTAAATAGAAACATTGTTGGCACTAATCAGATCGAAGATATTAAGGATTCAGATATAATAGTGATTACAGCAGGTGTACAAAGAAAAGAAGGAATGACTAGAGAAGATTTGATAGGAGTAAATGGAAAAATAATGAAAGGTGTAGCTGAATCAGTTAAATTACATTGTTCCAAAGCTTTTGTTATTTGTGTTAGTAACCCACTTGATATTATGGTTAATGTTTTTCATAAGTTTAGTAATTTACCTCATGAAAAAATTTGTGGTATGGCAGGTATATTAGATACTTCTAGATATCGTACATTAATTGcagaaaaattaaaagtaTCAGCTGAAGACGTTAATGCTGTTATTTTAGGAGGACATGGTGACTTAATGGTACCCTTACAAAGATATACATCTGTAAATGGTGTTCCTTTATCTGAATTtgtaaagaaaaatatgattaGCCAAAATGAAATACAAGAAATAATTCAAAGAACTAGAAATATGGGTTCTGAAATTATTAAACTAGCCAAAGCATCTGCCGCATTTGCCCCTGCAGCTGCTATTACTAAAATGATTaaatcatatttatataatcaaagtaatttatttacatGTGCTGTTTATTTAAATGGACATTATAACTGTTCTAATTTATTTGTTGGATCTACAGCTAAAATTGATAATAAGGGGGTACACCCAGTTGAATTCCCTTTAACAAAGGAGGAACAAGATC
It encodes the following:
- a CDS encoding malate dehydrogenase: MTKIALIGSGQIGTIVGELCLMENFGDLVLYDVVGGIPQGKALDLKHFSTILGVNRNIVGTNQIEDIKDSDIIVITAGVQRKEGMTREDLIGVNGKIMKGVAESVKLHCSKAFVICVSNPLDIMVNVFHKFSNLPHEKICGMAGILDTSRYRTLIAEKLKVSAEDVNAVILGGHGDLMVPLQRYTSVNGVPLSEFVKKNMISQNEIQEIIQRTRNMGSEIIKLAKASAAFAPAAAITKMIKSYLYNQSNLFTCAVYLNGHYNCSNLFVGSTAKIDNKGVHPVEFPLTKEEQDLYTESIASVKSNTQKAFDLIN